A stretch of Bradyrhizobium sp. AZCC 2262 DNA encodes these proteins:
- a CDS encoding NAD(P)-dependent oxidoreductase yields MAGVQPDVGEIGFVGLGHMGSAMAANLAASGRRVIAYVRRSDQIGRLEALGLRPTTDIGDLLDCKIVISMLPDDDAVREIVLGRGDIGLDGLAAGLMPGAIHLSMSTISTAAASLLASEHARNGQGYVAAPVFGNPDAAKARQLFIIAAGRSADVVRCQPILDNLGQRTFVVGADPQDANLVKLLGNMMSATALEMLGEVVAVVRKRGLDPQPFVDIMTATMFGGRAHKIYGDKIARQTYAPGFVLPLVLKDVRLALAEAEKAGVPMPSVGVVRDRLITGIARGYGDLDWTALALIAEEEAGLYTISSVNPD; encoded by the coding sequence TTGGCTGGCGTCCAGCCGGACGTGGGCGAAATTGGCTTTGTCGGCCTTGGTCACATGGGATCGGCGATGGCCGCAAACCTTGCAGCCAGCGGACGGCGGGTAATCGCCTATGTCCGCCGCTCGGACCAGATCGGCAGGCTTGAGGCACTCGGTCTCAGGCCGACGACCGATATCGGCGATCTGCTCGACTGCAAGATCGTCATCAGCATGTTGCCGGACGATGATGCCGTACGCGAGATCGTGTTGGGTCGAGGAGACATCGGCCTCGACGGTCTAGCCGCGGGCCTGATGCCTGGCGCGATCCACCTGTCGATGAGCACGATTAGCACTGCGGCTGCGTCGCTGCTTGCGAGCGAGCACGCACGCAACGGGCAGGGCTATGTAGCCGCGCCGGTGTTCGGAAATCCGGATGCCGCCAAGGCGCGCCAGCTGTTCATCATCGCCGCTGGCCGTTCAGCCGATGTCGTGCGCTGCCAGCCGATCCTGGACAACCTTGGACAAAGGACATTTGTTGTCGGAGCCGACCCGCAAGACGCCAACCTCGTCAAATTGCTCGGCAATATGATGAGCGCCACGGCACTGGAGATGCTCGGAGAAGTCGTGGCCGTAGTCCGAAAGCGCGGACTGGATCCACAGCCTTTCGTGGACATCATGACGGCCACGATGTTCGGCGGGCGCGCGCACAAGATTTACGGTGACAAGATCGCCAGGCAGACCTATGCGCCCGGATTTGTTTTGCCTCTCGTGCTCAAGGACGTGCGTCTGGCGCTGGCGGAAGCAGAGAAGGCGGGCGTCCCCATGCCGTCAGTGGGCGTTGTCAGGGACCGGTTGATCACGGGAATCGCGCGCGGTTATGGCGACCTTGACTGGACTGCACTCGCGCTCATCGCCGAGGAGGAGGCGGGCCTCTACACCATATCCTCAGTGAATCCCGACTGA
- the tetH gene encoding thiosulfate dehydrogenase produces the protein MTIITGRRSVLRTVALTVTAGAIGLASVAKPAAAAAKSALTPAGATHLNALMKRLAQAPRRRDFKTVPMVLDHPEQWDHEALTEVLSYQPAAKQAWDNTDIAGPWLNMMRNALNTQIWSFKHPDFLAVSVTHGTADLALYDPTIWDKYQLTSLAGDEFRTNTLIIERNEAAADTGNYEDPAGPFSGDDISIPALMRRGVVFMSCHNAIWEQAAALIKTGINPDKLSHAALAAELTNHLVDGVVLIPGAGGTLLELQQVGFHYA, from the coding sequence ATGACGATTATCACTGGCAGACGGAGTGTCTTGAGGACGGTCGCTTTGACCGTGACCGCCGGCGCGATTGGTCTTGCCTCGGTGGCCAAGCCGGCTGCAGCAGCCGCCAAGTCGGCGTTGACGCCCGCCGGTGCCACGCATCTCAACGCGTTGATGAAGCGTCTAGCACAGGCCCCCCGCCGTCGCGATTTCAAGACCGTACCAATGGTCCTCGACCATCCAGAGCAATGGGATCACGAAGCATTGACCGAAGTGCTTTCGTACCAGCCTGCGGCCAAGCAGGCATGGGACAATACCGACATTGCAGGACCCTGGCTGAACATGATGCGCAATGCGCTCAACACGCAGATATGGTCCTTCAAGCATCCGGATTTTCTCGCTGTCTCGGTCACACATGGCACAGCGGATCTTGCGCTCTACGATCCGACGATCTGGGACAAGTATCAGCTCACGAGTTTGGCCGGCGACGAATTCAGGACCAATACGCTGATCATCGAGCGGAACGAAGCGGCTGCTGATACCGGGAACTATGAGGATCCGGCGGGGCCCTTCTCCGGCGATGACATTTCCATACCTGCGCTAATGCGGCGCGGCGTTGTTTTCATGTCCTGTCACAATGCGATTTGGGAACAGGCAGCTGCCCTCATCAAAACAGGCATCAACCCCGACAAGCTCTCTCACGCCGCACTTGCGGCGGAATTGACCAATCATCTCGTAGACGGCGTCGTTCTAATCCCCGGCGCGGGCGGCACGCTGCTCGAACTACAACAGGTCGGTTTTCACTACGCATAA
- a CDS encoding aldo/keto reductase gives MKLTSIPGTSLRVSPVAIGTWAIGGWMWGGTDEAESIATIRTAFEHGINLVDTAPVYGFGRSEEIVGRAIAESGLRSNVLIATKAGLQWEGGKVSRNASRARIMWEVEESLRRLRTDYIDIYQIHWPDPLVTIEETADAMHTLFAQGKIRAIGVSNFSVLQMERFRHIAPLHVLQPPYNLFERGIETDLLPYCRRNKIAMLGYGALCRGLLSGRMRAGTVFGGDDLRRTDPKFLEPRFAQYLAAVHRLDRLAQQRFGKRVIHLAVRWMLDQGITAALWGARHPDQLQPADEVTGWSLDASDMAKIDEILREIITDPVGPEFMAPPSRSVVV, from the coding sequence ATGAAGTTGACAAGCATTCCCGGCACGTCGCTCAGGGTATCACCGGTCGCGATCGGTACTTGGGCGATCGGCGGGTGGATGTGGGGCGGAACCGACGAAGCCGAATCCATCGCCACCATCCGGACCGCTTTTGAGCACGGCATCAACCTTGTCGATACGGCCCCGGTCTATGGATTTGGCCGCTCCGAAGAAATCGTTGGCAGGGCGATCGCCGAAAGCGGACTACGCTCCAACGTGCTGATTGCCACCAAGGCCGGACTTCAATGGGAAGGTGGAAAGGTATCACGCAATGCCAGCCGCGCCCGCATCATGTGGGAGGTCGAAGAGTCCTTGCGCAGGCTTCGGACCGACTACATTGACATCTATCAGATTCACTGGCCAGATCCGCTGGTTACGATCGAAGAGACCGCGGACGCAATGCACACCCTGTTCGCGCAAGGGAAGATTCGCGCCATCGGCGTGAGCAACTTCTCGGTTCTCCAGATGGAGCGGTTTCGCCACATCGCGCCACTGCACGTGCTGCAGCCGCCCTACAATCTGTTCGAACGCGGAATCGAGACCGACCTACTGCCCTATTGCCGGAGGAACAAGATCGCGATGCTGGGATATGGCGCGCTGTGCCGAGGCCTGTTGTCGGGACGAATGCGGGCAGGTACGGTTTTCGGTGGCGACGACCTGAGGCGCACCGATCCGAAATTCCTCGAGCCTCGGTTCGCGCAATATCTGGCAGCTGTCCACCGGCTCGATCGGCTCGCTCAGCAGCGTTTCGGCAAGCGCGTCATTCACCTCGCGGTCCGCTGGATGCTCGATCAGGGCATCACCGCCGCCTTGTGGGGGGCTCGCCATCCCGATCAGCTGCAGCCGGCCGACGAGGTGACCGGATGGTCGCTCGATGCCTCTGATATGGCTAAAATCGATGAGATCCTTCGCGAAATCATCACCGATCCGGTGGGCCCGGAGTTCATGGCGCCGCCGTCACGCAGTGTCGTAGTCTGA
- a CDS encoding TQO small subunit DoxD, which produces MPGALLGTDHIIAFLLHHFYLLYASLILFSAAELITGLCLMAGFLTRAAALVSIGLSVVLMLTFGWQGATCIDEWTMAACNLAIGATLMLGGSGAFSLDSALLARKPALAERGWFRWISGALPLPMRSGIFQKFALAVFAATVIFNVATYNYYRGSVVTPFHGGPVSPSEHHLSLTDGVVLPSGAVRFHAYLDGGTPAAPLDVMRAALKSHDGSVLELWDGTALSHLPASAISNEFAYDRFAPGQFGLRAQMGAMATIKLPAISAAATIGNHRPAKLELRTVNGKAFNIAVSAE; this is translated from the coding sequence ATGCCTGGCGCATTGCTTGGAACCGACCATATCATCGCCTTTCTGCTGCATCATTTCTATCTGCTCTATGCCTCGTTGATCCTGTTCAGCGCAGCTGAGCTGATCACGGGACTATGCCTAATGGCGGGCTTCCTTACCCGGGCTGCGGCGCTGGTCTCGATCGGGCTCTCAGTCGTTCTTATGTTGACGTTCGGATGGCAGGGCGCTACCTGCATCGATGAATGGACCATGGCGGCCTGCAATCTGGCGATCGGCGCCACCCTGATGCTTGGCGGCAGCGGCGCCTTCTCACTCGACAGCGCGCTGCTGGCGCGTAAACCGGCGCTCGCCGAACGGGGCTGGTTCCGCTGGATCTCCGGAGCCTTGCCGCTTCCAATGCGGAGCGGCATCTTTCAGAAATTTGCGTTGGCGGTATTCGCGGCAACCGTGATCTTCAATGTCGCTACCTACAACTATTATCGCGGCTCGGTGGTAACGCCGTTTCACGGCGGCCCGGTCAGCCCCAGCGAGCATCATCTCAGTCTAACCGATGGCGTCGTGCTGCCGAGCGGCGCCGTGCGATTCCATGCGTATCTCGATGGCGGTACACCGGCAGCGCCTTTGGACGTAATGAGGGCGGCGCTGAAATCCCACGATGGCAGCGTGCTCGAGCTGTGGGACGGTACTGCGCTCAGTCACTTGCCAGCTTCCGCGATCAGTAACGAGTTCGCCTACGACCGCTTTGCGCCGGGCCAGTTCGGCTTACGGGCGCAGATGGGAGCGATGGCGACGATCAAATTGCCCGCGATCAGCGCCGCGGCGACTATCGGGAACCATAGGCCGGCCAAATTAGAGCTACGTACGGTCAACGGCAAAGCATTCAACATCGCTGTCAGTGCGGAATAG
- a CDS encoding AraC family transcriptional regulator: MLIAYERAERHDGETLIEGLPKSTLREFNCRLSFVPAGHRFYGWQTPRVLTRVTYIYIDLPDRLFDQESGLACPAIRPRLFFFDQAVWDTALKLKAEVGNSDPWSREYAEALSLVLMHELLRLERTAPSMARPVRGGLPAWQQKRVAEFIEEHLAEEISLAALAELVDLSLYHFARAFTQSFGAPPHRYHMARRMDRAKGLLQRPALSVTQIGARIGFRETSSFSKAFRNFTGLTPTEYRRHRED, from the coding sequence TTGCTGATCGCTTACGAACGCGCAGAACGGCATGATGGCGAGACGCTAATCGAGGGTCTGCCAAAATCGACCTTGCGCGAATTCAATTGCAGGCTCAGCTTCGTGCCCGCCGGCCATCGGTTCTACGGATGGCAGACGCCGCGGGTGCTGACGCGCGTCACTTATATCTATATTGATCTGCCGGATCGGCTGTTTGATCAAGAATCCGGCCTCGCCTGTCCCGCGATCCGCCCGCGCCTGTTCTTCTTCGATCAAGCCGTCTGGGACACCGCGCTCAAGCTCAAGGCCGAAGTCGGGAATTCCGACCCGTGGAGCCGCGAATATGCGGAGGCCTTGAGCCTTGTGCTGATGCATGAGCTCCTTCGACTGGAAAGAACGGCACCCTCCATGGCGAGACCGGTTCGCGGCGGCTTGCCAGCATGGCAGCAGAAGCGCGTGGCCGAATTCATCGAGGAGCATCTCGCGGAGGAAATTTCGCTGGCGGCCCTCGCAGAGCTCGTCGATCTGAGCCTCTATCATTTTGCGCGCGCCTTCACGCAATCGTTCGGCGCGCCTCCGCATCGTTACCATATGGCCCGCCGAATGGATCGCGCCAAGGGCTTGTTGCAGAGGCCGGCGCTCTCAGTGACGCAAATCGGCGCCCGGATCGGCTTTCGCGAAACGAGTTCGTTTTCGAAGGCATTTCGCAACTTCACCGGGCTTACGCCGACCGAATATCGCCGTCACCGAGAGGATTAG